A genomic segment from Necator americanus strain Aroian chromosome III, whole genome shotgun sequence encodes:
- a CDS encoding hypothetical protein (NECATOR_CHRIII.G9320.T2), with protein sequence MSTIVIAQNYTTVRTSYGIVQGRTVDYGNDKNQLYYGQSNIFLGIPYAQPPTGDLRFRAPREANPYNQIYDATYYRPKCPQANAGDYVNEDCLYLNVFTQKVGNQSSEAAAVMVFIDGSNGFGQGGWDSTTQKGMVRNLVSRGVVVVTLQYRLGALERVTDIPHYSQASNNAHKILRLDLPFPEG encoded by the exons ATGAGTACAATTGTCATTGCACAAAACTATACTACCGTTAGAACATCGTACGGTATTGTTCAAGGACGTACGGTAGATTACG GTAACGATAAAAATCAACTATATTACGGTCAATCCAACATTTTTCTTGGGATTCCGTACGCTCAACCGCCTACGGGTGATCTTCGATTTCGA GCACCTCGAGAAGCAAATCCATACAATCAGATTTATGATGCAACATACTACAGGCCGAAATGCCCTCAGGCGAATGCGGGAGACTATGTTAACGAGGATTGCCTGTATTTGAACGTTTTCACGCAGAAG GTTGGAAATCAGTCCTCAGAAGCAGCTGCAGTTATGGTATTCATAGACGGTTCCAACGGATTTGGCCAAGGCGGTTGGGACTCAACCACCCAAAAGGGAATGGTCCGCAATTTGGTGTCACGTGGTGTGGTCGTCGTAACTCTACAGTATCGACTAGGCGCACTTG aaagggTAACGGATATTCCTCACTATTCACAGGCATCAAATAACGCTCACAAGATCTTGCGTCTGGACCTACCTTTTCCCGAAGGATGA
- a CDS encoding hypothetical protein (NECATOR_CHRIII.G9320.T1) codes for MIVLLLLCMSTIVIAQNYTTVRTSYGIVQGRTVDYGNDKNQLYYGQSNIFLGIPYAQPPTGDLRFRAPREANPYNQIYDATYYRPKCPQANAGDYVNEDCLYLNVFTQKVGNQSSEAAAVMVFIDGSNGFGQGGWDSTTQKGMVRNLVSRGVVVVTLQYRLGALGLIY; via the exons ATGATAGTATTGCTACTGTTATGTATGAGTACAATTGTCATTGCACAAAACTATACTACCGTTAGAACATCGTACGGTATTGTTCAAGGACGTACGGTAGATTACG GTAACGATAAAAATCAACTATATTACGGTCAATCCAACATTTTTCTTGGGATTCCGTACGCTCAACCGCCTACGGGTGATCTTCGATTTCGA GCACCTCGAGAAGCAAATCCATACAATCAGATTTATGATGCAACATACTACAGGCCGAAATGCCCTCAGGCGAATGCGGGAGACTATGTTAACGAGGATTGCCTGTATTTGAACGTTTTCACGCAGAAG GTTGGAAATCAGTCCTCAGAAGCAGCTGCAGTTATGGTATTCATAGACGGTTCCAACGGATTTGGCCAAGGCGGTTGGGACTCAACCACCCAAAAGGGAATGGTCCGCAATTTGGTGTCACGTGGTGTGGTCGTCGTAACTCTACAGTATCGACTAGGCGCACTTG GGTTAATTTATTAA
- a CDS encoding hypothetical protein (NECATOR_CHRIII.G9321.T1) has protein sequence MLATYCTMSNICEMDSSGACLQVSASVSASQSRTFFSSPSKEQKDFFFCVKMWEWILSHLDFMDLIILTTLMIGGLYFVVKYRLGDTHSRYTPNITAITPTTRPKDMSFIARMKNENRQVLIMYGSQTGTAEELSGRLAKDFTRYAKKALVIDPEEIDVDDMARLCEIDDCLVVFCMATYGEGDPTDNAQQLYEYITTTDSDFKGIKYAVFGLGNKTYEHFNAVGKLFDKRLEDLGAERAFPLGIGDDDANLEEDFMRWREAFLPTVAQQFGWELNMDAETLRQYRLELVDHNANVTLFKGEYGRLGAFERLRPPFDQKNPFPATIAVNRELHTEKSERSCRHIEFAVEGSRIRYEAGDHLAVFPTNDIELVDAMISMLDFDPEQAFRLINIDEESSKRNPFPCPCTYRTALTHYVDICAPLKSHVLKAISEYCTDEKEKTHLQLLSTANEEGLKEYSQYIVKERRSIIDVLRDHPSCKPPIEYLLELLPRLQARYYSIASSPKHQDNRIAICCIVTKYSIGDRLIRGVCTNYLSGKKVNDRTPVFVRKSQMRLPHRTSTPVIMIGPGTGFAPFRAFIQERKFQKDQGKEVGPMMLYYGCRRPDHDYIYKDEIEEMVADGVITDLFCAFSRAQKDKVYVQNKLWESRDKVWSAVESGAHIYVCGDARNMARDVQNTLQRIFREVGGKTDEEAAKLLKDLERQRRYQADVWS, from the exons ATGCTTGCCACGTATTGTACAATGAGCAATATTTGTGAAATGGACAGTAGTGGCGCATGCTTACA AGTCTCCGCTAGCGTCTCTGCATCGCAATCACGAACGTTTTTTTCGTCTCCCAGCAAGGAAcaaaaggacttttttttttgtgtc AAGATGTGGGAATGGATTCTGTCACATTTGGACTTTATGGATCTTATTATCCTTACAACACTGATGATAGGTGGCTTGTACTTCGTCGTCAAATATCGTCTAGGTGATACACATTCAAG GTACACTCCCAACATCACGGCGATTACACCGACTACCAGGCCAAAAGATATGTCTTTCATAGCACGtatgaagaatgaaaatcGACAG GTATTGATCATGTATGGTTCACAAACGGGTACTGCTGAAGAGTTATCCGGTCGTTTAGCTAAAGATTTTACACGTTATGCTAAGAAG gcTCTTGTAATTGATCCGGAGGAAATCGATGTAGACGATATGGCGAGACTATGTG AAATCGACGATTGTTTGGTGGTGTTCTGTATGGCCACGTATGGTGAAGGTGATCCAACAGATAACGCTCAACAGCTATATGAGTATATTACCACTACAGATTCCGATTTCAAAGGGATTAAGTATGCG GTTTTTGGACTGGGGAATAAAACGTATGAGCACTTCAATGCCGTTGGTAAACTGTTCGATAAACGATTAGAAGATCTAGGCGCGGAGAGAGCATTTCCGCTTGGCATAGGAGATGATGACGCAAATCTGGAAGAGGATTTCATGAG ATGGCGTGAAGCTTTTCTGCCTACAGTAGCACAACAATTTGGATGGGAGTTGAATATGGATGCCGAAACACTTCGACAGTATCGATTAGAGCTGGTAGACCACAATGCTAACGTCACTCTCTTCAAG GGTGAATACGGTCGTTTGGGCGCGTTTGAACGTCTTCGACCACCTTTTGACCAGAAAAATCCATTCCCGGCCACCATAGCCGTCAATCGTGAGCTGCACACGGAAAAAAGTGAGCGCAGCTGTCGTCACATTGAATTCGCCGTTGAAG GATCTCGAATTCGTTATGAAGCCGGTGATCACCTCGCGGTTTTCCCAACAAATGACATTGAGCTAGTCGATGCGATGATTTCTATGCTGGATTTTGATCCGGAGCAG GCATTCCGTCTAATCAATATTGACGAGGAATCGTCGAAGAGAAATCCGTTCCCGTGTCCATGTACCTATCGAACTGCCCTAACCCATTACGTCGATATATGCGCACCTTTAAAGAGTCACGTGCTTAAG GCAATTAGTGAATACTGCACAGacgaaaaggagaaaactcATCTACAACTGCTGTCTACCGCCAACGAAGAAGGATTA AAAGAATATTCGCAATATATTGTGAAAGAACGCAGATCGATAATCGACGTACTACGCGATCATCCGTCATGTAAGCCGCCGATTGAATATTTGCTAGAGCTGCTGCCACGTCTTCAG GCTCGTTACTACAGTATTGCCTCGTCACCCAAACACCAAGACAACCGAATTGCAATTTGTTGTATTGTCACTAAATATTCGATTGGAGATAGGCTAATAAGAGGAGTCTGCACGAACTATCTATCAGGGAAG AAAGTTAATGATCGCACGCCGGTGTTCGTCAGGAAGTCTCAAATGCGTCTCCCTCATCGTACTTCTACACCGGTGATAATGATTGGGCCAGGAACAGGTTTCGCTCCATTCAGAGCTTTTATTCAAGAAcgtaaattccagaaagatcAAG GAAAAGAAGTTGGACCGATGATGTTGTACTATGGATGCCGACGTCCTGATCATGATTACATCTACAAGGATGAAATTGAGGAAATGGTAGCCGATGGAGTGATCACTGATCTGTTTTGTGCATTTTCGCGTGcacaaaaggataaagtttacGTACAG aataaacTCTGGGAGAGCCGCGACAAAGTCTGGAGTGCAGTGGAGTCCGGTGCTCATATATACGTATGCGG AGATGCACGTAATATGGCACGTGACGTGCAAAACACTCTACAACGCATATTCCGTGAGGTCGGCGGTAAAACCGATGAGGAAGCAGCAAAACTATTAAAAGATCTGGAACGACAACGAAGATATCAGGCAGATGTCTGGTCATAG